In Novosphingobium resinovorum, the following are encoded in one genomic region:
- a CDS encoding response regulator transcription factor encodes MRILLVEDDEDVGDAIARRLRGDGHALDWLKDGEEADDVLKYQPFDLVILDIGLPGMDGFSVLQGLRSRGDRCPVLMLTARSDIEDRVTGLDVGADDYMSKPFDFRELDARCRVLLRRTQSVTTSTTTLGKLVFDRSAKRALLDDIQVHLPNREYRLLEILMGNIGKVLTKEQIGAQLFDFDDDAGANAIELYIGRLRRKLGEALTIRTVRGMGYVAEPNDANA; translated from the coding sequence TTGCGCATTCTTCTGGTTGAGGACGACGAGGATGTTGGCGACGCCATCGCAAGGCGGCTGCGCGGCGACGGCCACGCTCTCGACTGGCTCAAGGACGGCGAGGAAGCCGACGACGTGCTGAAATACCAGCCGTTCGACCTCGTCATCCTCGATATCGGACTTCCCGGGATGGACGGCTTTTCCGTCCTGCAGGGCCTGCGCAGCCGGGGAGACCGGTGCCCGGTCCTGATGCTGACGGCGCGATCGGATATCGAGGATCGTGTCACCGGGCTCGATGTCGGCGCCGACGATTACATGTCCAAGCCGTTCGATTTCCGGGAACTGGATGCGCGGTGCCGTGTGCTGCTGCGCCGCACCCAGTCCGTCACCACCAGCACCACGACATTGGGCAAGCTGGTGTTTGACCGCAGCGCCAAGCGCGCGCTGCTCGACGATATCCAGGTACACCTGCCCAACCGCGAGTACCGGCTGCTCGAAATCCTGATGGGCAACATCGGCAAGGTGCTGACCAAGGAGCAGATCGGCGCGCAACTGTTCGACTTCGACGACGACGCCGGGGCAAATGCCATCGAACTCTACATCGGCCGCCTGCGCCGCAAGCTGGGGGAGGCGCTGACGATCAGGACGGTGCGCGGCATGGGCTACGTGGCCGAGCCCAATGACGCGAACGCCTAG
- a CDS encoding PstS family phosphate ABC transporter substrate-binding protein has product MTSRSGRTAAVHRSTSRALAASSRYAIGAVMLCGLAAAQAQDTAPPAPSHAQDDKRATGESYQQIIDRLGDGMLENLVIRGEHNARTDARAKKRFYTQLAPMDDYPAYAPKQQLSGTIRISGLYLHDGLIKDQWVAAFQKFQPGVKVEIVQQGTIASGKVDIQTGPRIADRLREVSEYERSTKQRIFEVDWATGSYNVPGWSPGFVIFVHKDNPIAHMSVDQLDGIFAGARTGGWKGTTWDPGSARGADKNLRTWGQLGLTGEWADKPIHIYGRPLKYNIQLGFERKVFQGGDIWNENTMEYSHEMNPDYTRYTSSVEMVKDMAADKYGIVFSDMGSSIPGVRALPLAATKAGPFVAITEQSLRDRSYPLFIEQWAQARLAPGKPLNPLVKEFLTFMLSREGQDAIQRDGKWFTVPASHAREMIARLDAIGPQVDERELGLQTDMIAPKKWEGESPDETGKVSATQAYYTKRFDLSGLPAYKPGAQVSGVIRMPASGQMMASKVGPALVAAFEKLHPGVKFEFKDGDLNSGQVDVSMGRKWTTYFAGEYYNFQMKHERSPREIQIATGSADVSGWSPAFAILVNAKNPIKGLSVKQLDGIFGGPRRGGWAGTTWRRQAGRGADQNIRTWAQAGVTGYCANKPINVVIPPLKYHLMSVFERKVLAGGNIWNDTAREVPLALNADKSRTVPSADRAKIVAEDPCAITFAPSTFAAAGTRVVPISDAKGKAFVKPSLDTVQQGSYPLGLGVYAYADQLAGQPMEPRLKEFLRFVLSREGQEIVQADGKWLPLTAKVARAQMEKLDVVTPQVVAPKPAKKPDIYLPPDSSEGS; this is encoded by the coding sequence ATGACTTCCAGGTCTGGAAGAACTGCTGCTGTACATCGCTCGACCAGCCGCGCGCTGGCCGCAAGTTCGCGCTACGCGATCGGGGCCGTCATGCTCTGCGGGCTCGCAGCGGCGCAGGCTCAGGACACCGCGCCGCCGGCGCCGTCGCACGCACAGGACGACAAGCGCGCGACCGGCGAGAGCTACCAGCAGATCATCGACCGGCTGGGCGACGGGATGCTCGAAAACCTCGTCATTCGCGGCGAGCACAACGCGCGGACCGACGCGCGCGCCAAGAAGCGATTCTATACCCAACTGGCGCCGATGGACGATTATCCGGCCTATGCGCCCAAGCAGCAGCTTTCCGGTACGATCCGCATTTCCGGGCTTTACCTGCACGACGGGCTGATCAAGGATCAGTGGGTCGCGGCGTTCCAGAAGTTCCAGCCGGGCGTGAAGGTCGAGATCGTCCAGCAAGGCACGATCGCGTCTGGCAAGGTCGACATCCAGACCGGCCCGCGCATCGCCGACCGCCTGCGCGAAGTGTCGGAATACGAGCGCTCGACCAAGCAGCGCATCTTCGAGGTGGACTGGGCGACGGGATCATACAACGTTCCGGGCTGGAGCCCCGGTTTCGTCATCTTCGTGCACAAGGACAACCCGATCGCGCACATGTCGGTCGACCAGCTCGACGGCATCTTCGCGGGCGCGCGGACCGGCGGCTGGAAGGGCACGACCTGGGATCCGGGCTCGGCGCGGGGAGCGGACAAGAACCTGCGGACCTGGGGCCAACTGGGCCTGACCGGGGAATGGGCGGACAAGCCCATCCACATCTACGGCCGCCCGCTCAAGTACAACATCCAGCTCGGCTTCGAGCGCAAGGTGTTCCAGGGCGGCGACATCTGGAACGAGAATACCATGGAGTATTCGCACGAGATGAACCCGGACTATACCCGGTACACCTCGTCGGTCGAAATGGTGAAGGACATGGCTGCCGACAAGTACGGCATCGTGTTCAGCGACATGGGCTCGTCGATTCCCGGCGTGAGGGCGCTGCCGCTTGCGGCCACCAAGGCGGGGCCGTTCGTGGCCATCACCGAGCAGTCGCTGCGCGACCGCAGCTATCCGCTGTTCATCGAGCAGTGGGCGCAGGCGCGCCTTGCGCCGGGCAAACCGCTCAATCCGCTGGTGAAGGAATTCCTTACCTTCATGCTCAGCCGGGAAGGGCAGGATGCGATCCAGCGCGATGGCAAGTGGTTCACCGTCCCGGCCTCGCACGCGCGCGAGATGATCGCCAGGCTCGATGCCATCGGCCCGCAGGTCGATGAGCGCGAACTCGGGCTGCAGACCGACATGATCGCGCCCAAGAAGTGGGAAGGCGAAAGCCCCGACGAAACCGGCAAGGTTTCGGCTACGCAGGCGTACTACACGAAGCGGTTCGACCTTTCGGGCCTGCCCGCTTACAAGCCGGGCGCGCAGGTATCAGGCGTGATCCGCATGCCCGCGAGTGGGCAGATGATGGCCAGCAAGGTCGGCCCGGCATTGGTCGCTGCCTTCGAAAAGCTGCACCCGGGCGTCAAGTTCGAATTCAAGGACGGCGATCTCAATTCGGGGCAGGTCGATGTCTCGATGGGCCGCAAGTGGACGACCTACTTCGCGGGCGAATACTACAACTTCCAGATGAAGCACGAACGCTCCCCGCGCGAGATACAGATCGCGACCGGGTCGGCCGATGTTTCGGGCTGGAGCCCCGCGTTCGCGATCCTGGTGAACGCAAAGAACCCGATCAAGGGCCTCAGCGTGAAGCAGCTCGACGGCATCTTCGGAGGACCGCGTCGCGGCGGCTGGGCCGGTACGACCTGGCGCCGTCAGGCCGGGCGCGGTGCGGACCAGAACATCCGGACCTGGGCGCAGGCCGGGGTCACGGGCTACTGCGCCAACAAGCCGATCAACGTGGTCATCCCGCCGCTCAAGTATCACCTGATGTCGGTGTTCGAGCGCAAGGTGCTGGCGGGCGGCAATATCTGGAACGACACCGCGCGGGAAGTTCCGCTCGCGCTGAACGCGGACAAGAGCCGGACCGTGCCGAGCGCGGACCGCGCGAAGATCGTCGCCGAGGACCCTTGCGCGATCACCTTCGCGCCCTCGACCTTCGCGGCGGCGGGGACGCGCGTGGTGCCGATCTCGGACGCAAAGGGCAAGGCGTTCGTCAAGCCCAGCCTCGATACCGTGCAGCAGGGCAGCTATCCACTGGGTCTCGGCGTCTATGCCTATGCGGACCAGCTTGCAGGCCAGCCGATGGAGCCCCGGCTCAAGGAATTCCTGCGCTTTGTCCTGAGCCGGGAGGGTCAGGAGATCGTCCAGGCCGACGGCAAGTGGCTGCCGCTGACGGCCAAGGTCGCGCGGGCGCAGATGGAAAAGCTCGACGTGGTGACACCGCAGGTCGTTGCGCCCAAGCCTGCGAAGAAGCCTGACATCTACCTGCCGCCGGACTCGTCCGAAGGATCCTGA
- a CDS encoding endonuclease/exonuclease/phosphatase family protein produces the protein MKRLRMLTVATLAGILALNLSLPSPAAVSPEPVHARPHVAGELSVMTYNVKGLPFPAAYGRAGKLTEIGQRLGYLRRAGVQPHVVLLQEAFIPEAKAIAQAAGYAHVALGPQISDVRSAPTDLAAGASWIKGESLGKWVDSGLVILSDYPIVRTRKMAFPADMCAGFDCLAAKGVLLAWIKVPGHDGPVAIADTHLNSRKASGVDVNRANTAYALQVAAARNFIRANVQADTDIIFGGDFNLGHDPNRVAAEEAEGGIVPGAREATSLANSIDTTGMAARDRTAILSRAKDKQYFRAGTDEGLALRDLEVPFGIGNGGTELSDHLGFVASYAVR, from the coding sequence GTGAAGCGCCTGCGCATGTTGACCGTCGCCACCCTGGCGGGAATCCTCGCCCTGAACTTGTCCCTGCCTTCCCCCGCCGCCGTCTCGCCCGAGCCGGTGCACGCCCGTCCGCATGTGGCGGGCGAGCTTTCGGTCATGACCTACAACGTCAAGGGCTTGCCCTTCCCCGCCGCCTACGGCCGCGCCGGCAAGCTGACCGAGATCGGGCAGCGCCTGGGCTACTTGCGCCGCGCCGGGGTGCAGCCGCATGTCGTCCTGCTTCAGGAGGCCTTCATACCGGAAGCCAAGGCCATCGCGCAGGCCGCCGGATACGCTCATGTCGCGCTGGGGCCGCAAATCTCCGACGTGCGGAGTGCGCCCACAGATCTTGCCGCGGGCGCGTCCTGGATCAAGGGGGAAAGCCTCGGTAAATGGGTCGATAGCGGCCTCGTGATCCTGTCCGACTATCCCATAGTCCGCACGCGCAAGATGGCGTTCCCGGCCGACATGTGCGCCGGCTTCGACTGCCTGGCCGCCAAGGGTGTGCTGCTAGCGTGGATAAAGGTGCCGGGACACGATGGCCCCGTCGCCATCGCCGACACCCATCTCAACTCACGCAAGGCTTCCGGCGTCGACGTGAACCGGGCCAATACCGCCTATGCGTTGCAAGTCGCCGCCGCACGCAACTTCATTCGCGCCAATGTGCAGGCCGATACGGACATCATCTTCGGCGGGGATTTCAATCTCGGCCACGACCCCAACCGCGTCGCGGCCGAGGAGGCCGAAGGCGGCATCGTGCCCGGGGCGCGGGAGGCAACGTCTCTGGCGAATTCGATCGACACGACGGGGATGGCCGCGCGCGACCGCACCGCGATCCTCTCACGCGCCAAGGACAAGCAGTATTTCCGCGCCGGCACAGACGAGGGACTGGCCTTGCGCGACCTGGAAGTGCCCTTCGGCATCGGCAACGGCGGGACCGAATTGTCGGACCATCTGGGTTTTGTCGCCAGCTACGCGGTTCGCTGA
- a CDS encoding RNA polymerase sigma factor, translated as MTSDGHEVPVDAGLRQLCLTLRPELRRFLLARRVSETDVDDLLQDLFLRVETSVTGPVRSPRAYLYQMLNNMAHTRRRTEARQQARDADWLGAPSGLAATDIEMADLAPDQETTLLARDHLARVEARLAKLPERTAYVFRQYRIAGVSQKEIARDLGISLSAVEKHLQRAYGAVLEIRNRLNPEAMPPTGSGGTVLDTAGGTDAAAR; from the coding sequence ATGACATCCGATGGCCACGAAGTTCCGGTCGATGCCGGCCTGCGCCAGTTGTGCCTGACGCTGCGGCCCGAACTGCGCCGGTTCCTGCTGGCGCGCCGTGTCAGCGAGACGGACGTCGACGACCTGTTGCAGGACCTGTTTCTCCGGGTGGAGACGAGTGTGACCGGACCGGTACGCTCGCCGCGGGCCTATCTCTACCAGATGCTCAACAACATGGCGCATACCCGCCGCCGTACCGAAGCGCGGCAGCAGGCTCGCGATGCGGACTGGCTCGGCGCGCCGTCCGGCCTGGCTGCGACGGATATCGAGATGGCGGATCTCGCTCCGGACCAGGAGACGACGCTGCTCGCCCGCGATCATCTGGCTCGCGTGGAAGCGCGGCTGGCAAAGCTGCCGGAACGCACGGCCTACGTCTTCCGGCAATATCGCATCGCAGGCGTGTCGCAGAAGGAGATCGCGCGCGATCTCGGCATCAGCCTGAGCGCGGTCGAAAAACATCTCCAGCGCGCCTATGGCGCCGTACTTGAAATCCGCAATCGTCTGAACCCGGAGGCGATGCCGCCGACCGGTTCAGGCGGGACAGTCCTCGACACTGCAGGAGGCACCGATGCAGCCGCTCGCTGA
- a CDS encoding FecR family protein: MQPLAEQTMRDAAIAWHLRLSDGSDADWGGFADWLEADPRHNDIYEAVCDADLALEPAVEIAREAPAEVEVDPFPEMAQLRPARRWMWPAMAASVAFAALGTWAGSGLLSSDYSVRTAPGETRTFALSDGTRIVLNGGTEIVLDKSDPRVATLKGGEAQFTVSHDAARPFTLSVGDQRIVDVGTVFNVRSGKDVLRVEVAEGAVRFEDGMTRLRLNAGDTLDAGSGSIVEGSKPAAEIGGWTRGRLVYHDAPMVEVAADITRARGIAVELGSDISHRRFSGVIQLDGDDVSLQKRVGTLLGLKVTATADGWSITR, translated from the coding sequence ATGCAGCCGCTCGCTGAACAGACCATGCGCGATGCAGCGATCGCCTGGCACTTGCGCCTGAGCGATGGTTCGGACGCGGACTGGGGCGGTTTCGCCGACTGGCTCGAAGCCGATCCGCGCCACAACGACATCTACGAAGCCGTCTGCGACGCCGACCTGGCGCTGGAGCCGGCGGTGGAGATCGCCCGCGAAGCGCCCGCTGAAGTCGAGGTCGATCCGTTCCCGGAGATGGCGCAGCTGCGCCCCGCACGCCGCTGGATGTGGCCGGCAATGGCCGCTTCCGTCGCTTTCGCAGCGCTGGGCACCTGGGCCGGTTCCGGCCTTCTGTCGAGCGATTATTCGGTGCGTACCGCACCTGGAGAGACCCGGACTTTCGCGCTGTCTGACGGCACGCGTATCGTCCTTAACGGCGGGACGGAGATCGTGCTGGACAAGTCCGATCCCCGGGTCGCCACGCTCAAGGGCGGTGAGGCGCAGTTCACGGTTAGTCATGACGCCGCGCGGCCCTTCACGCTGTCGGTCGGTGACCAGCGCATCGTCGATGTGGGCACCGTATTCAACGTGCGCAGTGGCAAGGACGTGCTGCGGGTCGAAGTGGCCGAAGGCGCGGTGCGCTTCGAGGACGGCATGACTCGCCTGCGCCTGAATGCCGGGGATACGCTCGATGCGGGGAGCGGCAGCATCGTCGAAGGTTCGAAGCCGGCGGCGGAGATCGGCGGCTGGACACGCGGACGGCTGGTCTATCACGATGCACCGATGGTCGAGGTCGCGGCGGATATCACCCGCGCGCGGGGCATTGCCGTCGAACTGGGTTCGGATATTTCGCATCGTCGTTTTTCCGGCGTCATTCAGCTTGATGGCGATGACGTCTCCCTCCAAAAGCGCGTCGGCACTCTGCTTGGTTTGAAGGTGACGGCAACTGCCGATGGTTGGTCGATTACGCGGTAG
- a CDS encoding TonB-dependent receptor domain-containing protein → MVGRLRGRRWARASLATAVALALPVSAQARPAQQFSVPAGRLSDALIVLSEQAGISIAIGDSRLDTLRTRGIRGRYDTEQALAVLLAGSGYGFVFVDARTVKLVRQAPAPRKSTPRPPRPSPPAEGSGPDIVVTATKQRLGLLDYPASISVVAPERTELARAGGKGTGFILGKLPQLSSTNLGPGRNKVFIRGIADSSFNGSSQATISQYLGETRLIYSAPDPDLALYDIARVEVLEGPQGTLYGAGTLGGIIRLVPNAPDLQSDTFDVSAGVRLTQDGAPGGDGAVTGNLVLARGKLALRAVAYETVDGGYIDDVERGLRDINRNKTTGFRAGLRWQPDMAWTVDLSVLSQDIASRDGQYTLRGEPDLTRRSAIAQPFDNDYRLADLTVRRDWGAVQLVSSTGYADHTIDSTFDATPGDAASPTEFTEEITVHLLSHETRLSGSWGGSGTWLAGFGVVHNDDRVVRSMGTPGSPDLLTSLSNTTLDLAGFGEVGVPITKTLVLTAGGRLSYVRQTSQFIGQMASEDFEPVRTQKRFLPSAAISWTARPGLLAYGRFQQGYRPGGLQVTGSSNSQSAERFGADRIRTLEAGVRFGMEKDARLSGSLAVSLAQWRDVQADLVGLDGLPYIANIGSGRVKNVAFSLAWRAQDHLSFEAAGFLNSSDLSKPAAAFADATDRDLPNIADEGWRVAAKYDRELSWARITLDAAVRYVGHSKLAIRAPFALGQGRYYDVSTGARLGFGKWGLALDLDNLLNTRANTFAFGNPFSVADGLQQTPMRPRSIRIGFDASF, encoded by the coding sequence ATGGTTGGTCGATTACGCGGTAGGAGATGGGCGCGCGCAAGCCTGGCAACGGCGGTTGCTCTGGCGCTTCCCGTATCGGCTCAGGCGCGGCCCGCGCAGCAGTTCTCGGTTCCGGCCGGGCGGCTGTCGGACGCACTGATCGTGCTGTCGGAGCAGGCGGGTATCTCGATCGCGATCGGGGACAGCCGCCTCGATACCCTGCGTACGCGCGGGATCAGGGGGCGCTATGACACGGAGCAGGCGCTGGCCGTGCTGCTTGCGGGCAGTGGCTACGGTTTCGTCTTCGTCGATGCCCGGACCGTGAAGCTGGTGCGGCAGGCCCCGGCGCCGCGCAAAAGCACTCCCCGCCCCCCGCGCCCATCCCCGCCTGCGGAGGGTTCCGGCCCCGACATCGTCGTCACCGCGACCAAGCAGCGCCTTGGGCTGCTCGACTACCCTGCCAGTATCTCGGTCGTCGCGCCCGAGCGGACGGAGCTTGCGCGCGCCGGTGGCAAGGGCACCGGCTTCATCCTCGGCAAGCTGCCCCAGCTTTCCTCCACGAACCTGGGGCCGGGCCGCAACAAGGTGTTCATTCGCGGGATCGCCGACAGCAGCTTCAACGGTTCCAGCCAGGCGACGATCAGCCAATACCTGGGCGAAACGCGTCTGATCTACAGCGCGCCCGATCCCGATCTGGCGCTTTACGACATCGCCCGCGTCGAAGTGCTCGAAGGGCCGCAAGGCACGCTCTACGGTGCGGGGACGCTGGGCGGCATCATCCGTCTGGTGCCCAACGCGCCCGACCTGCAATCCGATACCTTCGACGTGTCCGCAGGCGTTCGCCTGACGCAGGACGGTGCGCCGGGCGGCGACGGGGCGGTGACCGGCAATCTCGTGCTCGCGCGGGGCAAGCTGGCGCTGCGCGCAGTTGCCTACGAAACCGTTGACGGCGGCTATATCGACGATGTCGAGCGGGGCTTGCGCGACATCAACCGCAACAAGACCACGGGCTTCCGCGCCGGTTTGCGCTGGCAGCCGGACATGGCGTGGACCGTCGACCTGTCGGTCCTCAGCCAGGACATCGCCTCTCGCGACGGGCAATACACCTTGCGGGGCGAGCCGGACCTGACCCGCCGGTCCGCGATCGCGCAACCGTTCGACAACGACTATCGACTCGCCGACCTCACGGTGCGGCGGGACTGGGGCGCGGTGCAGTTGGTGTCCTCCACCGGCTACGCCGATCACACGATCGATTCCACGTTCGACGCGACGCCTGGCGACGCCGCATCGCCGACCGAGTTCACCGAGGAGATCACGGTGCACCTCCTGTCCCACGAGACGCGATTGTCCGGCAGTTGGGGCGGATCGGGGACCTGGCTGGCCGGGTTCGGCGTCGTGCACAACGACGACCGGGTCGTGCGCAGCATGGGCACGCCCGGCTCGCCGGACCTGCTCACCAGCCTTTCGAACACGACGCTCGACCTGGCCGGGTTCGGGGAAGTCGGGGTGCCGATCACGAAAACGCTCGTGCTGACCGCAGGCGGACGGCTGAGCTACGTGCGGCAGACGAGCCAGTTCATCGGGCAGATGGCGTCCGAGGACTTCGAGCCGGTACGCACCCAGAAGCGGTTCCTTCCCTCTGCCGCGATTTCGTGGACGGCGCGGCCCGGACTGCTCGCCTATGGCCGTTTCCAGCAGGGCTATCGTCCCGGCGGGCTGCAGGTGACGGGTTCCTCCAACTCGCAGAGCGCCGAGCGTTTCGGGGCCGACCGTATCCGCACCCTCGAGGCGGGCGTTCGTTTCGGGATGGAGAAGGATGCCCGCCTCTCGGGAAGCCTCGCGGTCTCGCTGGCGCAGTGGCGGGACGTGCAGGCCGATCTCGTGGGCCTGGACGGGCTACCCTATATCGCCAACATCGGTTCCGGCCGTGTGAAGAACGTGGCGTTTTCGCTGGCATGGCGCGCTCAGGACCATCTGTCGTTCGAAGCCGCGGGCTTCCTCAATTCCAGCGACTTGTCCAAACCGGCGGCCGCCTTTGCCGACGCCACCGATCGTGACTTGCCCAACATCGCCGACGAAGGCTGGCGCGTGGCGGCCAAGTACGATCGGGAATTGTCATGGGCGCGGATCACGCTCGACGCAGCGGTACGTTATGTCGGTCATTCCAAGCTCGCGATCCGGGCGCCTTTCGCGCTGGGGCAGGGGCGCTACTACGACGTATCGACGGGCGCGCGACTGGGCTTCGGCAAATGGGGCTTGGCGCTGGACCTCGACAACCTGCTCAATACCCGCGCGAATACATTCGCCTTTGGCAATCCCTTCTCCGTCGCGGACGGACTGCAGCAGACGCCGATGCGTCCGCGCTCGATCAGGATAGGTTTCGATGCAAGTTTCTGA
- a CDS encoding DUF2334 domain-containing protein, which produces MQVSEKRLLASIHDVAPCFESQVDRLADLIEARLGPARYAMLVVPDHWGRAPIAEARGFQARLRAWADSGVEMFVHGWFHRDTAEHKGAASLKARHMTAGEGEFLGLSHAEALQRMRDGKALVEDIIGKPAAGFIAPAWLYGPGAMQALGECGFALAEDHMRVWRPGQEDKPLARGPVVTWASRSTMRTASSLAFAALARPALQPLRTLRLAVHPGDVTKASIVASIDATLRAFSRRHVPGRYADLLK; this is translated from the coding sequence ATGCAAGTTTCTGAGAAGCGCCTGCTGGCCTCGATCCACGACGTCGCGCCCTGCTTCGAAAGCCAGGTGGACCGGCTTGCCGACCTGATCGAGGCGCGGCTCGGCCCGGCGCGTTATGCCATGCTGGTGGTGCCCGATCACTGGGGCCGTGCTCCGATTGCCGAGGCGCGCGGGTTCCAGGCCCGGCTGCGTGCCTGGGCGGACAGCGGGGTGGAGATGTTCGTGCATGGCTGGTTTCACCGCGATACCGCCGAGCACAAGGGCGCGGCCAGCCTGAAGGCGCGGCACATGACGGCGGGCGAGGGGGAGTTCCTGGGCCTTTCCCATGCCGAGGCCCTGCAGCGCATGCGCGACGGCAAGGCGCTGGTCGAGGACATCATCGGCAAACCGGCCGCCGGTTTCATCGCGCCCGCCTGGCTCTACGGTCCGGGCGCGATGCAGGCGCTGGGTGAATGCGGCTTTGCCCTGGCCGAGGACCACATGCGCGTGTGGCGACCGGGGCAAGAGGACAAGCCGCTGGCGCGCGGACCGGTAGTCACCTGGGCATCGCGCAGCACGATGCGCACGGCGTCCTCGCTGGCCTTCGCGGCGTTGGCGCGGCCGGCGCTGCAGCCGCTGCGCACCTTGCGGCTGGCGGTCCACCCCGGGGACGTGACCAAGGCCTCGATCGTCGCCAGCATCGATGCCACCTTGCGGGCTTTCTCCCGTCGCCATGTCCCGGGCCGCTACGCCGACCTCCTGAAATAA
- a CDS encoding glycosyltransferase, producing MTEPLRIAIPIHSFEPGGVERVALNLAERWQQTGHQVSIVLGRDEGSDRGRVSAHLDYRIVSSRVPTARFETLWMIWCFFLHLSRERVDVIFCPGNTYAIVCVAARLLLGERCPPIVSKVSNDLVRRDKSIFRRRVYQLWLRVQGMTLDRFVALAEPMHGEIVQSMSVGAHRVTTIHDPALTEARYDRLLAIPRIQRSRHRYRFLALSRLVPQKNLEVMLRAFAAGFRPGDELTIVGDGPERAQLEALVRGLAIEEKVRFRGHVIDPDPYLRDADCLLLSSNYEGVPAVVLEAIAAGLQIVATDCSSSMKELAGRGVRATLVPVGDIDAMAREIAHADELPRPGPMQREYSHRFTVEIAAGAYVTTMRRAIASARHMRVLMASPTLR from the coding sequence ATGACGGAGCCCTTGCGGATCGCAATACCCATCCACAGCTTCGAACCCGGTGGGGTCGAGCGTGTGGCTCTCAATCTGGCTGAACGCTGGCAGCAGACCGGCCACCAGGTGTCCATCGTTCTGGGACGGGACGAAGGCTCGGATCGGGGGCGCGTCAGCGCGCACCTCGACTACCGGATCGTCTCGAGCCGCGTGCCGACCGCGCGGTTCGAGACGCTCTGGATGATCTGGTGCTTCTTCCTACATCTTTCCCGCGAGCGGGTGGACGTGATCTTCTGCCCCGGCAACACATACGCGATCGTCTGCGTCGCCGCCCGCCTCCTGCTGGGTGAGCGCTGCCCGCCCATCGTGAGCAAGGTGAGCAACGACCTCGTGCGGCGCGACAAGTCGATCTTCCGGCGGCGCGTCTACCAGTTGTGGTTGCGGGTGCAGGGGATGACTCTGGACCGGTTCGTGGCGCTGGCCGAACCCATGCACGGCGAGATCGTCCAATCCATGTCAGTGGGGGCACATCGTGTCACGACCATCCACGATCCGGCGCTCACCGAGGCGCGCTATGACCGTCTCTTGGCGATCCCCCGCATTCAGAGGAGCCGCCATCGCTATCGCTTCCTGGCGCTTTCGCGTCTCGTGCCCCAGAAGAACCTCGAAGTCATGCTGCGGGCCTTCGCAGCCGGCTTCAGGCCGGGCGACGAACTCACGATCGTGGGCGACGGGCCGGAACGGGCGCAACTCGAAGCGCTCGTGCGCGGTCTGGCGATCGAGGAAAAGGTGCGCTTTCGCGGCCATGTGATTGATCCCGACCCTTATCTGCGGGACGCCGACTGCCTTCTGCTTTCCTCGAACTACGAGGGCGTGCCGGCCGTCGTCCTGGAAGCGATCGCCGCCGGGCTTCAGATCGTCGCCACCGACTGTTCCTCCAGCATGAAGGAACTGGCCGGACGAGGGGTGCGCGCCACGCTGGTGCCGGTCGGGGACATCGACGCGATGGCGCGGGAAATTGCGCATGCGGACGAGCTTCCGCGGCCCGGCCCGATGCAGCGCGAGTATTCGCACCGCTTTACTGTCGAGATCGCTGCCGGAGCCTACGTGACGACCATGCGGCGGGCCATTGCTTCGGCCAGACATATGCGGGTCCTGATGGCCTCGCCAACGCTGCGATAA
- a CDS encoding DUF2141 domain-containing protein produces the protein MVIRATSLFVTALLLGAAALPSSPDLGKKEGQCRRDEQGPSLLVDVEGLKDRQGSLKLEVYPANDEDFLADDNVLLNAGKVFRRVEVPVPQTGSVRLCIRVPGPGAYAVSLLHDRDGNRKFGWTVDGIGFSGNPKLGWSKPKAARVAVTTGAGPTLLSILMNYRSGLGVAPLKRKG, from the coding sequence ATGGTGATCCGCGCCACGTCGCTGTTTGTGACTGCCCTGCTGCTCGGCGCGGCGGCGCTCCCCTCTTCGCCTGACCTGGGAAAGAAGGAAGGGCAATGCCGCCGGGATGAGCAGGGGCCGTCGCTGCTGGTCGATGTCGAGGGACTGAAGGACCGGCAGGGCTCCCTGAAGCTGGAAGTCTATCCCGCCAACGACGAAGACTTCCTGGCGGACGATAACGTCCTGCTCAACGCCGGAAAGGTTTTCCGACGGGTCGAGGTGCCGGTTCCGCAGACAGGAAGTGTCCGCTTGTGCATCCGTGTTCCGGGACCGGGCGCATATGCGGTCTCGCTGCTGCATGACAGGGATGGCAATCGCAAGTTCGGATGGACCGTCGATGGCATCGGCTTCTCCGGAAACCCGAAGCTGGGCTGGAGCAAGCCGAAGGCGGCCAGGGTTGCGGTGACAACCGGCGCCGGGCCGACACTGCTGTCCATCCTGATGAACTATCGCAGCGGCCTGGGCGTCGCGCCGCTCAAGCGAAAGGGCTGA